A genomic stretch from Arachis stenosperma cultivar V10309 chromosome 3, arast.V10309.gnm1.PFL2, whole genome shotgun sequence includes:
- the LOC130969253 gene encoding beta-amylase: MGTSNPNMLLNYVPVYVMLPLGVVNVNNVFEDPEGLKKQLLQLKEAGVDGVMVDVWWGIIELNGPKQYDWGTYRSLFKLVQECGLKLQAIMSFHQCGGNVGDIVNIPIPKWVLDIGDSDPDIFYTNRSGNRNIEYLTIGVDNLPLFHGRTAIQIYSDYMKSFKENMSDFIESGLIIDIEVGLGPAGELRFPSYPQSQGWEFPGIGEFQCYDKYLKAEFKAAAAKVGHAEWELPDDAGSYNDVPESTEFFKSNGTYLTEKGKFFLTWYSNKLLIHGDQILEEATKAFQGCNVSIAIKVSGIHWWYKSESHAAELTAGYYNLQDRDGYRPIARMLTRHHAILNFTCLEMRDSEQSSDAKSAPQELVQQVLSGGWREKIEVAGENALPRYDAAAYNQMILNARPNGVNKNGPPKLSMYGITYLRLSDELLQKSNFAIFKKFVLKMHADQDYVEDPNQYNHVIIPLKPSGPKIPLEKILEATKPIPPFPWDSETDMKVDG, translated from the exons ATGGGCACTTCTAATCCTAACATGCTGCTAAATTATGTTCCAGTTTATGTCATGCTCCCA CTAGGAGTTGTGAATGTGAATAATGTGTTTGAAGACCCAGAAGGCCTAAAGAAACAACTATTGCAGCTAAAGGAAGCAGGCGTTGATGGCGTGATGGTTGATGTGTGGTGGGGGATCATAGAACTGAACGGTCCAAAACAATATGATTGGGGCACATATAGGAGCTTGTTCAAGCTGGTTCAAGAATGTGGCCTGAAACTGCAGGCAATAATGTCATTCCATCAATGTGGAGGGAATGTAGGAGATATTGTCAATATCCCAATTCCAAAATGGGTGCTTGACATTGGAGATTCGGATCCTGATATCTTTTACACCAATAGATCAGGTAACAGGAACATAGAGTATCTCACTATTGGTGTAGATAACCTCCCTCTTTTCCATGGTAGAACAGCCATCCAG ATATACAGTGATTACATGAAGAGTTTCAAGGAAAACATGTCAGATTTTATAGAATCTGGACTAATTATAGACATTGAAGTTGGGCTTGGACCAGCAGGAGAGCTAAGATTCCCTTCTTATCCACAAAGTCAAGGATGGGAATTTCCTGGTATTGGGGAGTTTCAG TGCTATGACAAATATTTGAAGGCAGAGTTTAAAGCTGCTGCAGCTAAAGTTGGCCATGCTGAATGGGAACTGCCAGATGATGCAGGGTCTTACAATGATGTACCAGAATCTACTgagtttttcaaatcaaatggCACATACCTCACTGAGAAAGGGAAGTTCTTCTTAACTTGGTATTCCAACAAATTGCTGATCCATGGTGATCAGATCCTAGAGGAAGCCACCAAAGCTTTCCAGGGCTGCAATGTATCGATAGCAATTAAA GTCTCTGGAATTCATTGGTGGTACAAATCTGAAAGTCATGCTGCTGAGCTCACTGCTGGATATTACAACCTTCAAGATAGAGATGGGTACCGTCCTATTGCAAGGATGCTGACTCGTCATCATGCCATTTTGAACTTCACATGTCTTGAGATGAGGGACTCCGAACAAAGCTCTGATGCAAAGAGCGCACCGCAGGAACTTGTTCAGCAG GTATTGAGTGGAGGTTGGAGAGAAAAAATTGAAGTTGCTGGTGAAAATGCACTGCCAAGGTATGATGCTGCAGCTTACAACCAAATGATACTGAATGCTAGACCAAACGGTGTCAACAAAAATGGCCCCCCAAAACTAAGCATGTATGGGATAACGTATCTCCGCCTTTCGGATGAACTActgcaaaaatcaaattttgctATATTCAAAAAATTCGTGCTAAAGATGCATGCAGATCAG GATTATGTTGAAGATCCTAACCAGTATAATCATGTCATAATTCCACTTAAGCCATCAGGACCGAAAATTCCCCTTGAGAAAATTCTTGAAGCAACCAAACCAATACCGCCATTCCCCTGGGACTCAGAGACAGACATGAAAGTTGATGGCTGA